The Argopecten irradians isolate NY chromosome 16, Ai_NY, whole genome shotgun sequence genome window below encodes:
- the LOC138310778 gene encoding 2',3'-cyclic-nucleotide 3'-phosphodiesterase-like: protein MGNCCGKRKDYKHVKTDENEVADLENLEHSQASRPQQRLEFVVEEERNEDILHVEPPALLKTEHVSDPEDTMDFPFFRDQKTINHIQKCQTMFIMRGPPGSGKSSLVRQLESIYKSTVVCSADMYFMTNEGQYKFDASHLPYAHKDCQDKAKAACSRGNKVVVIDNTNIKRWEMKPYIDMAKAYNYVVIIVEPRTKWRFDAEELAKRNSHGVKAEDIRKKINGYQENSPFYFGWFLSVSDSLQLKCIAKDCVIETVKNYPEIREKMFPNVESLAELTEEMVHQYFSLENEETPCTLHCTAKFLGNPKNPVPRRAEYLQREDVKSACGKVFELTITSITISPRTIGARVILTTAQCKLFDKPEEEEREKYLAAASSNRVNSLGPETPTGNLERGRSAHITIATANGVKNVQTTYDLLDICDLEWKNLMAVKNIESMPIKCGSMKQIGGDFCEVDLSSPIRVCTLFSGFY, encoded by the exons ATGGGCAACTGTTGTGGAAAGAGGAAGGATTACAAACACGTTAAAACGGACGAAAACGAAGTTGCAGATCTCGAAAACCTGGAACATTCACAGGCTTCCAGACCACAACAGAGACTCGAATTCGTCGTTGAGGAAGAAAGAAACGAG gaCATTCTACATGTGGAGCCCCCTGCCTTACTCAAGACTGAACATGTGTCGGATCCAGAGGACACCATGGACTTCCCCTTTTTCCGTGACCAAAAAACTATTAATCACATCCAGAAATGCCAGACAATGTTTATAATGAGAGGTCCTCCTGGCAGTGGCAAATCCAGTTTGGTTCGTCAGCTTGAGTCTATATATAAATCTACGGTTGTATGTTCAGCCGATATGTACTTTATGACTAACGAGGGTCAGTACAAATTTGATGCCAGTCACTTGCCATATGCTCACAAGGACTGCCAAGATAAGGCGAAAGCTGCTTGTAGTCGTGGTAACAAGGTGGTTGTTATTgacaacacaaacataaaaaggTGGGAAATGAAACCTTATATAGACATGGCCAAGGCGTACAATTATGTTGTGATAATCGTTGAGCCACGAACCAAGTGGCGGTTTGATGCAGAGGAATTGGCCAAGCGGAACAGTCATGGTGTAAAGGCCGAGGATATCAGGAAGAAAATCAACGGCTACCAAGAAAATTCGCCTTTTTATTTCGGGTGGTTTCTCTCAGTTAGTGACTCattacaattaaaatgtatagCAAAGGATTGTGTGATAGAGACTGTGAAAAATTATCCAGAGATTCGAGAAAAAATGTTCCCTAATGTTGAATCTTTAGCTG AATTGACAGAAGAGATGGTACACCAGTACTTTAGCTTAGAAAATGAAGAAACACCATGCACGTTACATTGCACTGCCAAATTTTTAGGAAATCCTAAAAACCCAGTCCCACGCCGGGCCGAATATCTTCAACGCGAAGATGTGAAATCGGCCTGTGGGAAGGTGTTTGAATTGACAATTACTAGCATAACAATCTCACCCCGAACCATTGGAGCAAGGGTCATTCTCACCACTGCACAGtgtaaattatttgataaaccTGAGGAAGAGGAGAGGGAGAAATATTTGGCAGCGGCCTCGTCAAatagagttaactcccttggaCCTGAGACCCCTACAGGTAACCTAGAGCGAGGAAGGAGTGCTCATATAACCATTGCCACAGCAAATGGTGTTAAAAATGTCCAGACCACGTACGACCTTCTCGATATCTGTGATCTTGAATGGAAGAATTTAATGGCAGTGAAAAATATCGAGAGTATGCCGATAAAATGTGGGAGTATGAAACAGATTGGGGGCGATTTCTGTGAAGTAGATCTATCTAGCCCTATCAGAGTGTGCACTCTATTCTCAGGGTTTTATTAA